The following is a genomic window from Paenibacillus sp. FSL R5-0766.
TTTTGTTCTGATCTTCATTGCAGTGGTTATTACACCTCCAGACTTTATTTCCGATCTGCTGGTGATGATTCCCTTGCTCCTGTTATATGAGATCAGTGTGTTATTATCCGCAATCGTATATCGCAAGCAGCTTGCAGCCGATGAAGAGATCGAATCCCGTTACGTTCGTGCCGAGGATAAGAAACATGTGGGCTGAATGAGGATAAGCTGTAATGTGCCCGGAAAAGACGGTATGTTCTTATCCGGGCTATTTCTGTAGACTGCCGACCAACACGACAGGACAAGCAGGCATATTATGTACAACAATGGATACAATGGGAAAAGGACTGTCTGCTAACGTTGCAGAAGGGCTAAACAATTTCGTAGAATAAGATTAGTGAATTGCAACATAGAACCAGGCACAGCGGGTGTAATTTGGCTATGTTTGTGTAAATTCAACGTAAATTCTCGCAGGAATTCGTCAAAAGGACTTGAAATCATGCTTCAAGTTGAGTATCATAAAGTTGGTTGTTAGCACTGAACACTGTCGAGTGCTAATACATATGGCTACAACCTACAATGTAACGTTATATAATTTCAAAAGGAGGCTATTTTTCATGATCAGACCTTTAGGTGAACGCGTATTGGTAGAACCACTGGAGCAAGAACAAACAACTTCTTTCGGGATCGTACTCCCGGACTCCGCCAAAGAAAAACCGCAAGAGGGTAGAATCATTGCAGTTGGTGCTGGAGTATTGAAAGACGGCGTACGTGTAGCTCTGGAAGTGAAAGAAGGAGATCGCGTTATTTTCTCCAAATATGCCGGTACAGAAATCAAATTCGAAGGTAAAGAATATTTGATTATGAAAGAGAGCGATATTCACGCGATTCTCGACTAATTCAAATTTAATCGGATAACCGAACCATATAGCACGACCATTTTCCAACAAAAACTAGGGAGGTTTTCTTAACATGGCTAAAGACATTAAATTCAGTGAAGACGCTCGTCGCTCCATGCTTCGTGGTGTGGACGCATTGGCTAATGCAGTAAAAGTAACACTCGGTCCTAAAGGCCGCAACGTGGTTCTGGAGAAAAAATTCGGAAGCCCGCTCATCACTAACGATGGTGTAACCATTGCTAAAGAAATCGAACTGGAAGATGCATTCGAGAACATGGGTGCACAACTGGTTAAAGAAGTAGCAACAAAAACCAACGATGTTGCCGGTGACGGTACTACAACAGCAACTGTATTGGCGCAAGCGCTGATCACAGAAGGTCTGAAAAACGTAACTGCAGGCGCTAGCCCAATCGGTATCCGTAAAGGGATCGACAAAGCGGTTAAAGCTGCGGTTGCTGAATTGCAATCCATCTCCAAACCAATCGATTCCAAACAATCCA
Proteins encoded in this region:
- the groES gene encoding co-chaperone GroES, translated to MIRPLGERVLVEPLEQEQTTSFGIVLPDSAKEKPQEGRIIAVGAGVLKDGVRVALEVKEGDRVIFSKYAGTEIKFEGKEYLIMKESDIHAILD